From Paenibacillus physcomitrellae, the proteins below share one genomic window:
- a CDS encoding flagellar motor protein MotB: MRQRQRGSRKSGSGEGKDRWMITYADLITLLLIFFVIMYAMSRLDTEKYKSVTESLQFSFHNSSGGKSVLEGNPGLTGSDIPNATDHPAASPAPSASPAPGGADSGDKAASGDPPLTERELAFRQQEEQLANLMKMIKQYVQENHLDNQIFVADKPQGIAITLSDQFLFDTGKAALKPGSGKTLSKLGSLFSNLDTKISIEGHTDNQPIVHSSQYKDNWELSGARALSVLRYFIDTMHLDANNFQYAGYADTHPAADNSTAAGRQKNRRVEITVLRQLQQ, encoded by the coding sequence ATGAGACAGCGGCAGCGAGGCAGCCGGAAGTCCGGCAGCGGAGAAGGCAAAGACCGGTGGATGATTACGTATGCCGACCTTATTACGCTGCTGCTGATCTTCTTTGTTATCATGTATGCGATGAGCCGGCTGGACACGGAGAAATACAAATCCGTCACAGAATCCTTACAGTTCTCCTTTCATAACAGCAGCGGCGGCAAATCGGTTCTGGAGGGGAACCCTGGATTGACGGGCTCCGATATTCCAAACGCCACCGACCATCCGGCAGCCAGCCCTGCCCCTTCCGCTTCTCCTGCTCCTGGCGGGGCAGACAGCGGAGACAAAGCAGCTTCTGGAGATCCGCCTTTGACGGAGCGGGAGCTGGCTTTCCGCCAGCAGGAAGAACAGCTCGCCAATTTGATGAAAATGATCAAGCAGTATGTGCAGGAGAACCATCTGGACAACCAGATTTTTGTAGCTGACAAACCGCAGGGCATCGCCATTACGCTCAGCGACCAGTTCCTGTTCGATACCGGTAAAGCCGCTTTAAAGCCTGGCTCCGGGAAAACCTTATCCAAGCTGGGCAGCCTGTTCAGCAATCTGGACACTAAAATCAGCATCGAGGGTCACACCGATAACCAGCCGATCGTGCATTCCTCCCAGTACAAGGACAACTGGGAGCTGTCAGGGGCACGGGCTCTGTCGGTGCTGCGTTATTTCATTGATACGATGCATCTGGATGCAAACAACTTCCAGTATGCCGGTTATGCGGATACGCACCCGGCGGCCGACAACTCGACCGCGGCCGGCCGGCAGAAGAACCGGCGCGTGGAGATTACCGTGCTGCGTCAGCTGCAGCAGTGA
- a CDS encoding nitroreductase family protein: protein MSNFDELVKLRRSAMKFQTDVEISQQELAEMFRMTSFAPSCYNLQHTHYAAVTDPELKLQLKEAAFGQHKVVMSSAAIIVLGDVEAHKKGDEIYGGMLNLGMFSQLDYDLMLKMVEDLYESRGSAFAHEEAVRNASLSAMLFMLIAKDRGWDTCPMIGFDPAKVKEILNIPDHLVPVLMITLGKEDTSKQRPRGYRKPVNEFVTFGKFS from the coding sequence ATGAGTAACTTTGATGAATTAGTCAAATTGCGGCGTTCCGCGATGAAGTTTCAAACGGATGTGGAGATCAGCCAGCAGGAGCTTGCGGAGATGTTCCGCATGACGAGCTTTGCGCCTTCCTGCTATAACCTCCAGCATACCCATTATGCCGCTGTGACCGACCCGGAATTGAAGCTCCAGCTCAAGGAGGCTGCCTTTGGACAGCATAAAGTGGTCATGTCCTCGGCAGCCATTATCGTGCTTGGTGATGTGGAGGCCCACAAGAAAGGCGACGAGATTTACGGCGGCATGCTGAATCTGGGGATGTTCAGTCAGCTTGATTACGATCTGATGCTGAAAATGGTCGAGGACCTTTACGAATCACGCGGCAGCGCCTTCGCCCATGAGGAAGCGGTGCGGAATGCCTCCTTATCGGCCATGCTGTTTATGCTGATCGCCAAAGACCGGGGCTGGGATACCTGCCCGATGATCGGTTTTGACCCGGCCAAGGTGAAGGAGATTCTGAACATCCCTGATCATCTGGTACCGGTGCTTATGATCACCCTGGGCAAAGAGGATACGTCCAAACAGCGTCCGCGCGGCTACCGCAAGCCGGTGAATGAATTTGTGACCTTTGGCAAGTTCAGCTGA
- a CDS encoding GNAT family N-acetyltransferase, producing the protein MAELRVLNTGELQEAAQLADLVFRDHEQKSMGTAFPYIFAAEAPESVGVYEDGKLAAFMGIVPARITVGPARLQVYSIGSVCTHEAARGKGYASRLLNQAISGMNAAGASLMLVSGDRSLYLRAGCRTFGEMRQYVLAPPTDALHILQSKMNSDSAYRTRPAEAKDFSAMAGLYEQEPTHYDLSLYDLSRLIQAEPLASCYKLSHRTWIAERENGEAAAFAVIGVPYGEHVTAAPKVIEAAGEPSAILALCLEAMTDHGLKSLEFPVGLHRTALIQELDRSGFASEARANEGTVKILSAARLWQQLLPYLTANNPGAARISVTSSADETSVTLLLDGNPAAELTMDQFNALIFHQIPAADGFQLPEELQKRLKGAFPVPFPFTAGLYYI; encoded by the coding sequence ATGGCAGAACTTCGGGTGTTGAACACGGGGGAGCTTCAGGAGGCCGCACAGCTTGCGGATCTTGTATTTCGTGATCATGAACAGAAATCGATGGGAACGGCTTTTCCTTATATTTTTGCAGCGGAAGCGCCGGAATCAGTGGGGGTATACGAGGATGGGAAGCTGGCAGCGTTTATGGGGATTGTGCCTGCCCGGATTACAGTCGGTCCTGCCCGGCTGCAGGTTTATTCCATCGGCTCCGTCTGTACGCATGAGGCTGCTCGCGGCAAAGGTTATGCCAGCAGGCTGCTGAATCAGGCGATCAGCGGCATGAATGCAGCGGGGGCTTCGCTGATGCTCGTATCCGGGGACCGTTCTCTCTATTTGCGGGCGGGATGCCGGACGTTTGGCGAGATGCGGCAGTATGTGCTGGCGCCGCCTACGGACGCCTTACATATCCTCCAGAGTAAAATGAATTCTGATTCGGCTTACCGGACCAGACCCGCAGAAGCAAAAGATTTCTCGGCTATGGCCGGCCTCTACGAACAGGAACCAACACACTATGATTTAAGTCTGTATGATCTGTCCAGGCTGATTCAGGCCGAGCCGCTGGCCAGCTGCTACAAGCTGTCCCATCGCACATGGATCGCCGAGCGGGAAAATGGCGAAGCCGCCGCTTTTGCCGTCATTGGCGTGCCGTACGGCGAGCACGTAACCGCCGCTCCCAAAGTCATTGAAGCGGCCGGCGAGCCGTCCGCAATCCTGGCCTTGTGTCTGGAAGCGATGACAGACCATGGACTGAAATCGCTGGAATTCCCGGTTGGCCTGCACCGCACAGCCCTGATTCAGGAGCTGGACCGCAGCGGCTTCGCTTCAGAAGCCCGCGCCAACGAAGGCACAGTCAAAATTCTGAGCGCAGCCAGACTCTGGCAGCAGCTTCTTCCTTATTTGACCGCCAACAATCCGGGTGCTGCCCGAATTTCAGTCACCTCTTCAGCGGACGAAACGTCGGTCACGCTGCTGCTGGACGGGAACCCTGCGGCGGAGCTGACGATGGATCAGTTTAACGCCCTGATCTTCCATCAGATTCCTGCAGCAGATGGCTTTCAGCTGCCGGAAGAGCTGCAGAAGCGGCTGAAAGGCGCCTTTCCGGTTCCGTTCCCGTTCACGGCAGGGTTGTATTACATCTAG
- a CDS encoding PDZ domain-containing protein, translating to MDLLMEWLSNFAKAGAELLLQPFYYISIILIALQYRRQVLLERKLFHVRLNRWGLQTWRTFLGGLLAGIGVSIVSLFLGMNLSIEGVLLIWGASILLMLFKVRYLCLAYAAGLLGVVQFVVNRLPEGAATGFGADLLGAIRDLNVPALLALAGLLHIAEALLVRWQGASFAGPLFYEGKRGRPVGGYQMQSLWPVPLFLLIPAHTTGSVLPWTPVFGGDGWLEGFALAGLPVMIGFSEMTTSLLPKAKVKLTSSRLLFYGLLVLGAALLARWFSGFTLAAALLAFVLHEGLIWYSRFEEQNRSPFFVHPDRGLKVLAVLPESPAKELGIAAGETIVRVNGAAVNTKEELHEALRMNPAFCKLEVLNLAGEIKFAQRAIYAGEHHQLGVVLAPDEDAPAVIRPGAVSLLGLFAPKRSAEPRSDRGSQGPSGRGQEKPAEL from the coding sequence TTGGATCTTCTTATGGAATGGCTATCCAACTTTGCAAAAGCCGGAGCCGAACTGCTCCTGCAGCCGTTCTATTATATTTCGATTATTTTAATTGCTCTGCAATACCGCAGACAGGTGCTGCTGGAGAGAAAGCTGTTCCATGTGCGGCTTAACCGCTGGGGACTGCAAACGTGGAGAACGTTTCTCGGCGGTCTGCTTGCGGGTATTGGCGTCTCTATCGTTTCTTTATTTCTGGGCATGAATCTCAGCATCGAAGGGGTGCTGCTCATTTGGGGCGCATCGATCCTGCTGATGCTGTTTAAAGTCCGTTATCTTTGTCTGGCTTATGCTGCCGGTCTGCTGGGCGTGGTTCAGTTCGTGGTGAATCGGCTGCCTGAGGGAGCGGCTACCGGTTTCGGCGCAGATTTGCTTGGCGCCATTCGTGATTTGAATGTGCCGGCTCTGCTGGCGCTGGCGGGACTGCTGCATATTGCGGAAGCTTTGCTGGTGCGCTGGCAGGGAGCTTCTTTTGCCGGACCGCTATTTTATGAGGGGAAAAGAGGCCGCCCGGTCGGTGGCTATCAGATGCAAAGCCTGTGGCCGGTTCCGCTGTTCCTGCTGATTCCGGCTCATACTACAGGCAGTGTTCTTCCCTGGACGCCTGTATTTGGCGGAGACGGGTGGCTGGAGGGCTTTGCGCTTGCCGGCCTGCCGGTCATGATCGGCTTCTCGGAGATGACGACGAGCCTGCTGCCGAAAGCCAAAGTCAAGCTGACCTCCAGCCGTCTGCTGTTCTACGGCCTGTTGGTGCTTGGCGCGGCGCTGCTGGCCCGCTGGTTCAGCGGTTTTACGCTGGCTGCCGCACTGCTGGCCTTTGTGCTGCACGAAGGCCTGATCTGGTACAGCCGGTTCGAGGAGCAGAACCGCAGTCCATTTTTCGTCCATCCGGACCGCGGACTCAAGGTGCTCGCGGTCCTGCCGGAGAGCCCGGCGAAGGAGCTGGGCATTGCTGCGGGCGAAACGATTGTCCGTGTGAACGGCGCAGCCGTCAACACGAAAGAGGAGCTGCATGAGGCGCTGCGGATGAACCCGGCGTTCTGCAAGCTTGAGGTGCTGAATCTCGCCGGGGAGATCAAATTCGCGCAGCGTGCAATCTATGCGGGCGAGCACCACCAGCTGGGTGTGGTGCTCGCGCCCGACGAAGACGCCCCGGCCGTGATTCGGCCAGGAGCGGTGTCGCTGCTTGGGCTGTTTGCGCCCAAGCGCAGTGCCGAGCCGCGCAGCGACCGCGGCTCGCAAGGCCCTTCGGGGCGCGGTCAAGAGAAGCCGGCCGAATTATAA